DNA from Campylobacter sp. RM5004:
TTTTCCTTTGTAAAATTCTTTTACTTCATCTTTTATTTTTGGATTAACTTTTTCTAAAACTAAATTATTTCTTATAAAACTTGATGATATATCTTCGTTAATATCAAGCTTTAAATAATCATTAGGTATAAAAATATTATCCCTACTTGCTATTACAAAAACAACATTTTTTGATAATTCTTCATAATTATGCCATTTATGTAAAGTTTTTAAATGATCAGCTCCTATTATAAAATAAATTAAACTAGGATTTAGTAAATTTTTAAAATACATTACACTATCAAAGCTAGGAACCGGTCTATTTTGTCTAACCTCATAATCACTTATTATTAATTTGTCACTTTTTGTAAAAATTTTTTCAAGCCATGAAATTCTTAACTCAGGACTTGCACTAAAATTTTCTTTAAACAAACTAATATAAGTAGGTAATATTATAAGCTTATCAATATCTAATGTATTTAACGCTACATTTACTACTTTTTCATGACCTAAATGCACAGGGTCAAAACTACCGCCAAAAATTGCTATTTTCAAAATCTCTTAACCTTTTTTTATTAGTATTATCTCAAATTTTTTAAATAAAGGGTTAAAAATGGGAGTAAATGTAGCGATAAATGGATTCGGAAGAATCGGAAGATGTCTTAGTAGAATAATTCTTAGCGAAAACAAGCTAAATTTGGTGGCAATTAACTGCTCGTGGGATATGAAAAATATTAAATATCTTCTAAAATACGATAGTGTTCATGGGAATTTCAATCAAGAAATTGATAATGATGGAGAAGATGTATTAATAGTAGGAAATAAAAGAATTCAAATAATTAGAAGTAGAGAGATTGAAAATATTGATTTTGCTAAATACGGAGCTAGTTTAGTTTTTGAATGCACGGGAGCTTTTTTAACACAAGAAAAAACTAAAGCTTATTTGGATAATGGTATTAAAAAAGTAATCATGTCAGCACCACCAAAAGATAATACTCCTATGTTTGTAATGGATGTAAATCATAATAATTATAAAGGTGAAGCAATTATTTCAAACGCAAGTTGCACCACAAACTGCCTTGCACCAATGGCAAAAGTTTTAGATGAAAATTTTGGTATTAAAAAAGCCTTAATGAATACAATTCACGCTTATACAGCAACTCAAGAGCTTTGCGATACAAAATGCCCTAAAGATATTAGAAGGGGTCGTGCAGCAGCACTAAACTTAGTTCCTTCAAGCACAGGCGCAGCTAAATCAATAGGAAAAGTTATACCAAATCTTTTAGGTAAGGTTGATGGTCAAAGCGTAAGAACTAGCTTAGCAAATGTTTCAATGCTAGATTTAACACTATTATTAGATAAAAAAACTTCAAAAGAAGAAATAAACGAAACCTTTATAAAAGCTAGTAAAAATATGAGCGAAATATTAGCAATTGATTATGATTGTTGCGTTTCAAGTGATTTTTGCACTAGCACTTATGGTTGTGTTTTTGTTCCTGATTTAACTCAAATAATTGATGAAGATTTTGTAAAAGTTCTAGCTTGGTATGACAACGAATACGGATATTCGTATCAATTAAATAGACTAGCTCAACATATTAGCAAGGAGTTGTAAAATGCCTTTAATTTCCATAAAAGATGTTGATTTAACAAATAAATGTGTTTTTATTAGATGTGATTTTAATGTTCCTCAAGATGAATTCGGAAATATTAGTGATGATAGAAGAATAAAATCTGCTATTCCTACTATTAAATACTGCCTTGATAATGATGCTAGAGTAATTCTTGCAAGCCATTTAGGTCGTCCAAAAGAAGTAAGCGATAAATATTCATTAAAACCTATTGCAAAAAGACTTTCAAAATTACTAGGAACTGAAGTAATTATGGCAAACGATGTAATAGGAGATGATGCTAAGGCTAAAGCTAGTGAATTAAAGCAAGGTGAAGTTTTATTGCTTGAAAATCTAAGATTTATTAAAGGCGAAACAAAAAATGATGAAGAACTAGCTAAAAGCTTGGCTTCAATGTGTGATGTATATTGCAATGATGCTTTTGGGGTTTGTCATAGAGCGCATTCAAGCGTTGAAGCAATTACTAGATTTGCTAAAGAAATTTGTGCTGGATTTTTACTACAAAAAGAATTTAATTTCGCTCAAGATTTATTAAAATCACCTGCTAGACCATTCGTAGCTGTTGTTGGCGGTAGTAAGGTTAGCGGAAAATTACAAGCTTTACACAACCTACTTCCTAAGGTAGATAAAATTATCATAGGTGGTGGAATGGCATTTACTTTTCTTAAAGCAAATGGCTTAAATGTAGGCAATTC
Protein-coding regions in this window:
- a CDS encoding phosphoglycerate kinase, producing MPLISIKDVDLTNKCVFIRCDFNVPQDEFGNISDDRRIKSAIPTIKYCLDNDARVILASHLGRPKEVSDKYSLKPIAKRLSKLLGTEVIMANDVIGDDAKAKASELKQGEVLLLENLRFIKGETKNDEELAKSLASMCDVYCNDAFGVCHRAHSSVEAITRFAKEICAGFLLQKEFNFAQDLLKSPARPFVAVVGGSKVSGKLQALHNLLPKVDKIIIGGGMAFTFLKANGLNVGNSIVEDDLIEDAKQIMQTAKELGVKLYLPVDVLAAQSFSNDSVVKKVSVQEIPNGWMGLDIGPASSILFKEILSDAQTIWWNGPMGVFEFDKFSKGSFKMSHYISDSYATSVAGGGDTADVINRAGDADDFSFISTGGGASLELIEGKELPAIKPLILKEEY
- the gap gene encoding type I glyceraldehyde-3-phosphate dehydrogenase gives rise to the protein MGVNVAINGFGRIGRCLSRIILSENKLNLVAINCSWDMKNIKYLLKYDSVHGNFNQEIDNDGEDVLIVGNKRIQIIRSREIENIDFAKYGASLVFECTGAFLTQEKTKAYLDNGIKKVIMSAPPKDNTPMFVMDVNHNNYKGEAIISNASCTTNCLAPMAKVLDENFGIKKALMNTIHAYTATQELCDTKCPKDIRRGRAAALNLVPSSTGAAKSIGKVIPNLLGKVDGQSVRTSLANVSMLDLTLLLDKKTSKEEINETFIKASKNMSEILAIDYDCCVSSDFCTSTYGCVFVPDLTQIIDEDFVKVLAWYDNEYGYSYQLNRLAQHISKEL
- the nadD gene encoding nicotinate (nicotinamide) nucleotide adenylyltransferase, whose protein sequence is MKIAIFGGSFDPVHLGHEKVVNVALNTLDIDKLIILPTYISLFKENFSASPELRISWLEKIFTKSDKLIISDYEVRQNRPVPSFDSVMYFKNLLNPSLIYFIIGADHLKTLHKWHNYEELSKNVVFVIASRDNIFIPNDYLKLDINEDISSSFIRNNLVLEKVNPKIKDEVKEFYKGKK